CACGACGGTCCCATGTCGAATTTGAATCCGTCCTTCTCGAGGCGGCTCGCTCGCCCGCCTAACTGCTCGTTTTCTCGATGACCCGGACGTCGGCACCCGCGTCGGCGAGGTAACAGGCCGTCGAGAGCCCGCCGATCCCGCTTCCGATCACGACGACCGACTCACCGGCCAGCGATTGCATAGTCGACCGTGAGTATCGGATTGATGTTAAACGTATGTCATACATAGGTAGGGGGAGGGAGCAAATCGATCGACGGAGAGTTGCTGGGGCACAGCTTTGGGGTGGCGTCGTTCGACATCGTCGGACCCGATCGTCCGGTGGGTTCCTGTGGATCGATCCCGTACGGAGCGTATGAACGGCCAGACAGCCATCGTAACCGGTGGAACGCGCGGTATCGGACGCGCCGTCGCCGAGGCGTTCGGTGCCGACGGAGCAACCGTCATCGTCGGCGCTCGAGATGCCGAGGAGGTCGAGGAAACCGTCGACGCGCTTGAGGACGCGGGCGTGACTGCGGCGGGGCTCAGAACGGACGTTCGCGACGAGTACGACGTCGAGCGGCTGACCGAGACCGCCTCGCGGACGGGTGAGGCAGCCGGAATCGATATCGTCGTTCCCGCGGCGGGCGTCTACCACGGTGAGGCGGGAGCGACGCCGACTGACGACGAATCGTATTCCGCGTTCGACGATCACTGGCGGACGAACGGTCGTGGCGTGTACGCGACGATCCGGGAGGCGCTACCGCACCTGAACGACGGTGCGCGAGTGCTCGTACCGACGGGTTCCGTCGCTCGAGACGGGACGGAAGGCTACGGCTCCTACGCGATTTCGAAGGCGACGGCGGAGGCAGTGGCACGGGCCTTCGCTGCCGACACCGAGTACGTCGTGGGGTGTCTGGACCCCGGAATCGTCGCGACGGCGCTCTCGGGCGGGAACGGCCGCGATCCCGAGTCCGTCGCGCCGATGTTCGTCTGGGCGGCGACCGAGGCGGAGCCAGCGGTAGTGGACGGGGAGATTGTCGGCCTGCGCGAGTGGAAGCAAGCGACGCGATAGCCACGTCTCCTGTGAAATCACCGGTCACGACTCGACTTGCGACGAACGGATTACTCTTCGAACGGGGCGCGCAGTTTATGCATGTCTATGTCGTATGGTAACATGGTACATCAAGATGCAAACCGTCGCAATACAGGAAGTCATCTGCCCCCACTGCGAAGAGAGCGCGAGTGTCTCGCTTCCCAGTGAGGAGGTGGACGTGAAAGTGAGGAAATCGGTCGCGGCGTTCGGCGAGTATACCACGGTCACGTGCTCACAGGGCCATACCTACTGGGTATACTTCTGTTAGCACGCGTCATTTTTCCGGTCCCG
This genomic stretch from Natrinema sp. SYSU A 869 harbors:
- a CDS encoding SDR family NAD(P)-dependent oxidoreductase; this translates as MNGQTAIVTGGTRGIGRAVAEAFGADGATVIVGARDAEEVEETVDALEDAGVTAAGLRTDVRDEYDVERLTETASRTGEAAGIDIVVPAAGVYHGEAGATPTDDESYSAFDDHWRTNGRGVYATIREALPHLNDGARVLVPTGSVARDGTEGYGSYAISKATAEAVARAFAADTEYVVGCLDPGIVATALSGGNGRDPESVAPMFVWAATEAEPAVVDGEIVGLREWKQATR